The following are encoded in a window of Verrucomicrobiia bacterium genomic DNA:
- a CDS encoding lamin tail domain-containing protein, which yields MGAVTWVEGYPFVETGTAWVAFNDHLAGPGTHTNTTAWNVFNGFNNSPTNRGNLRNIETGAVLPVVLTITNLNASPGTAAGAPAVGTPAYEVFNSFVDFGTTDNYHSILLAGNSVVAHVFTGLNPQRRYNFHGTAIRGNASYTTRYSLFELDGANSYTAAHTSNALTSAHLPGQIAANQVAINTGFNTSGDMCVWLNIDPGPDGSITIYSRKYTGTLPGGQQADTANSSYALAAIRLEEIAGGLTVAITNPLDGAQFEAPVHLRMDAAVSGRATNVVFYVNNSRLGAVSAAPYSQIWSNALIGTHQLLAVAFDTRGNAYTSAAVRVVVRPQPTNAVPPAIAQIIPSPGASLAMISNVTVTFTEPVIGVDANDLFANRMPAVRVVGGPTQYTFTFADMPPGPVNLEWAVNHEIRDVGTPTYFFDGQPTWSYTIMDVTPPAIVNRTPVSGAWATNLISATVTFNEPVLGVDAGDLLVNGQAAFRVSGGNTNFTFWFEMPPVLSAVQFTWAAGHGITDMAGNPLAASSVNEPWTVVHGLPAVELVASNAVYRFFRGYGEASNPVQAWRALNFDDSAWESGPAPFYYENQPGSATAYTGNTALLDMYGGYTCLYMRRIFQVPNPAVIAMAMARGRADDGYVLYLNGVDIGRHNMPAGDLAFNTRPAGGAVAEPPTNNFFVISTNLLQAGSNILAVQAFNDQVTSSDFLIDVDVTAYLNDPALQPPRILNLTPPPGEVYELTNVLVRFSRPVTGVIAGDLLINSVPASSVVGSNELYEFRFTRPPFGTVTLSWRTTHQIRDLASPPNPMIPARAYTYSLVNPNAPFIVGQTPPAGAEVVNELTQVEVIFSRGVTGVDAGDLLVNGVPATGLSGGGDRYVFTFSQPSYGTVNLSWAENHGIRSASNPADAFDGLRAGNRWQYTLVDRLPPVIRELTPPAGATVSNLTEVTVRFSEPVQGVDAADLLINGMPAGSVNGGGAIYTFSFPAQNGTLLQFTWRQGHGIRDLAITANAFNATAPGATWTYYSLDKTPPVVTQVTPFMGGTICDLSTIEVTFSEAVQGVTADDLLLNGQPAVAVRGAEAGPYRFTFNPPAVGPVSVSWNPAHGIADLANPPNPFLGEGWSYHYQPQASFAGRVVINEIMYHPASENSAEEFIEIHNVTSQAISLAGWRFTRGIDFDFTSQVLPARGFLVVSADTNAFLAKYPGVTNVVGNWRGRLSNNGEEILLRDACGNVVDSVTYSPDGEWGIRQRGPNDQGYYGWEWFAAHDGWRLNTYTGQIEGNRSLELVNPALPREFGQNWQASQPQGGTPGAANSVARTNTAPVITGVQHAPAVPKPSDNVVVMARVADEQPQNMQVIVFYRNHTTTSPTNWNTEVMYDDGLHRDGVAGDGWFAAILPPQTNGTIIEYYVQATDSLNQTRTWPAPARQLTGTNPEFAQTANALYQVDDNLAPAGLAQADQPFFRLIMTGSERQQFADLSANAYNSDAEMNATLITWDAGGWELRHNVGVRIRGAGSRSRQVKNWRVNLPADRRWKGLTEINLNAQHIDLQLIGAVLSSLVELPAAQGYPVQVRLNGLNLARSAAPDASRGDGYGSYLLLTPLNGEWAENLLPHNSGGNVYRGSRYPWTANLDYRGTNYQTYINLGYSKASNQSENDWSDLFALTAALNNATPDDALYAAIVRSNANVELFMRYFALCNFINYNESSMCNGVGDDYAMYRGVADPRFILLPHDYDTILGLGDNDRMPDPSVSIWRMVDAPRSTDPTMRANYLQRFMRHPEFAAVYLREQQRLLDGVMRPDIFNAVVRQWLGGWADPGRMAQMTNFVAQRRAIVQSQIPTNNLVNIGLSSNQGYYYSSSANVNLTGQANALRVTTVRVNGTAASYTVWNGQWQGTVTLQPGINQVVVQWLDASQREVQRTNFMVWYDSGTTRNVAGTLAVNTLWSAAQGPYRVTSDVTVPEGVTLTIQAGTTVYFDSGARLVVNGRLLAEGTDTQRITFTRVPGSSATWGGLRINGSTTSPECRIAYAHFEFNGAAAITADRATVWLDHLTFGTTNQRYLNLDNGCSFIVSYCVFPAPAVDLEPVHGTGGIKPGGRGLFYRNYFGAVTGYNDTVDFTGGKRPGPILEFIENVFMGSGDDLLDLDGTDAHVEGNLFLHGHRNGSPDTASAISGGRDGVNTSEITIVRNIFYDCDHVALAKEGNYYRIMQNTVVRQTRQGGVDTASGVVCLADAGTTEGAGVYLEGNIIHDAEALARNVTSAVVIYTNNLLPTAWTGQGGGNLVAASGLKRIPNLSETYFRSWEEAQVMWQWFSLAADSPARGRGTYGIDLGANIPPGPVLQPVPGEISLRQFNLGVGGAGLNAYRFRLDGEGFSAEAYPLSQPITLNNLNDGMHTLEVMAQDSAGIWRSQQIASVTFMVSPSAVPIQISEVLAANRQAWIWHGSTPDVIELYNAGPATVDLGGLRLTDDPANPGKFTFPQGTLLPPGSYLLVYADDRFNLPGLHTGFALDQNGEGVYLFDSLSRGGRLLDAVEFGFQLPDLSIARLPGGQWNLAQPTLGGPNRGVLLGAAQVLRLNEWLARPLNGPDFIEIYNPSTMPVALGGLYLTDNLVGWPNRHRIRPLSFIAPYGYAVYEADGDVAAGPWHLNFSLSSEQGMVALVNEQLQVIDAVVYGPQPAGQSQGRSPNGAPNIIRLAQPTPGSGNPLDVAPQFQTITLINFTNVWRYEQSGTNLGTAWREAAYDDSAWPVGRALLAGATTGTLPEYGGVPVNTPLTIVTDKRTFYFRTTFLVPTNVLVTSLQIRHVLDDGAVFYVNGRETMRYNMPTGEVTYLTFAETAISTAGMVGPSEFPMIGLRPGINVLAVEVHQASSTSSDLVMGMELVAVLQTNTSSGPSLVLNEVMADNLSYTNADGSITDWIELRNLSAQTLDLSGLSLTDDPATPQRWVFPTGVSLPPFSYLVVLCDNSRPASTNFGPLLNTGFGLSAAGDGVYLYDRPENGGALLQSVVFGLQAADYALGREPDGVGAWRLVLPTPGRANLPATLGAPAMLRINEWMPRPASGDDWFEIYNPGAQPVELSGMYLTDNLGNPTKHRLPPLSFIGAQGSGYRVFYADNNLAAGANHVNFRLDNTREAIGLADTNGVLVDAISYEFPENGVAEGRFPDGSALMVRFPDSASPGEANYRRLTNVVISEVLANSGENFEDAIELQNISSEPVDISGWWLSDSRNNLMKFRIPNETILSPGGFVVFYEYQFNANPDDENSFAISSWGEDIYLSAANSNGLTGWRTSVDFGPSAPNTTLARYILSTGEKEFVAAAARTLGRDNPVSVVDFRQGRGASNAPPQVGPLAITQIMFQPPLLGTNDNTRDEYLEIRNLTSQPQPLFDPLRPTNTWRLRNGVDFDFPPVTLPPQGVLLVVGFDPVNNPQMLAEFRAVYNLRPGVVILGPWSGKLANDGETLELKRPGEPDTNGVPYYLVEKIRYSDRAPWPLIPGGSGLALHRLNPAGYGNEPTNWMAAPPMPAYQPTGDADGDGIPDEWELANGLNPNDAGDAMADGDGDGMSNLQEYLAGTNPRDASSVFRFDWAARDQTSGGLWLQFIAVAQRSYTIQFRSALGQGTWQKYMDIAPAPTNRALRLLLPNGGGQQYYRLTTPMQP from the coding sequence ATGGGTGCCGTCACATGGGTGGAGGGCTATCCTTTTGTGGAGACTGGCACAGCATGGGTGGCCTTTAACGACCATCTAGCAGGCCCTGGAACGCACACCAATACCACTGCCTGGAATGTGTTTAATGGTTTTAATAATTCCCCCACCAATCGCGGTAATTTACGCAATATAGAGACAGGTGCAGTGTTGCCGGTGGTTTTAACCATCACCAATCTCAATGCCAGTCCCGGCACAGCAGCGGGTGCCCCGGCCGTGGGCACGCCAGCCTACGAAGTTTTCAATAGTTTTGTGGATTTTGGAACCACTGATAATTATCATTCAATCCTTCTGGCGGGCAACTCGGTGGTGGCCCATGTCTTTACCGGCCTTAATCCGCAGCGGCGCTACAATTTTCACGGTACTGCCATCCGGGGCAACGCCAGCTATACTACCCGTTATTCACTGTTTGAACTGGATGGCGCCAATTCCTATACTGCAGCCCACACCTCCAATGCTCTAACCTCCGCTCATTTGCCGGGCCAGATTGCGGCCAACCAGGTGGCCATTAACACGGGGTTTAACACCTCGGGAGATATGTGTGTGTGGCTAAATATTGATCCGGGACCCGATGGCAGCATCACCATCTACTCCCGCAAATACACCGGCACGCTCCCGGGGGGGCAACAGGCGGACACCGCCAACAGTTCCTACGCGCTGGCGGCCATACGCCTGGAGGAAATTGCGGGCGGCCTTACCGTGGCCATTACCAATCCCTTGGATGGAGCGCAATTTGAAGCCCCCGTTCACCTGCGCATGGATGCCGCAGTGTCCGGCAGGGCCACCAACGTCGTGTTTTATGTGAACAACAGCCGGCTGGGGGCGGTGTCCGCCGCGCCTTATTCACAAATATGGAGCAATGCGCTGATTGGCACCCACCAATTGTTGGCGGTGGCCTTTGACACCCGCGGCAATGCCTACACTTCGGCAGCGGTAAGGGTGGTAGTGCGTCCTCAACCAACCAACGCTGTACCTCCCGCCATTGCACAAATCATCCCCTCGCCGGGCGCTTCTCTGGCCATGATTTCCAATGTCACCGTGACCTTTACTGAGCCGGTGATTGGGGTGGATGCCAATGATTTGTTTGCCAACCGAATGCCGGCGGTCCGGGTGGTTGGCGGCCCCACGCAATACACGTTCACCTTTGCGGACATGCCGCCCGGGCCGGTTAATCTTGAATGGGCGGTAAATCACGAAATACGCGACGTGGGGACGCCCACCTACTTTTTTGACGGCCAGCCCACGTGGTCTTACACCATCATGGACGTTACGCCGCCGGCCATTGTCAATCGCACGCCGGTCTCCGGGGCATGGGCCACCAATCTGATTTCCGCCACGGTCACCTTTAACGAGCCGGTATTGGGAGTGGATGCTGGCGACTTGTTGGTGAACGGCCAGGCCGCCTTCAGAGTGAGCGGCGGGAACACCAATTTCACATTTTGGTTCGAAATGCCTCCGGTATTAAGCGCGGTTCAATTTACCTGGGCCGCGGGCCACGGCATAACCGACATGGCGGGCAATCCACTGGCTGCCAGTTCTGTGAATGAACCATGGACGGTGGTTCACGGTTTGCCCGCGGTGGAATTGGTGGCTTCCAATGCGGTGTATCGGTTTTTCCGCGGATATGGAGAAGCATCCAACCCTGTCCAGGCATGGCGGGCACTGAACTTTGATGACAGTGCCTGGGAAAGCGGCCCGGCGCCGTTTTATTATGAAAACCAGCCCGGGAGCGCCACAGCATACACCGGCAATACAGCGCTGCTCGACATGTATGGAGGTTATACCTGTCTTTATATGCGGCGGATTTTTCAGGTGCCCAACCCTGCCGTGATTGCCATGGCCATGGCTCGCGGCCGGGCTGATGATGGCTATGTGCTGTATTTGAATGGGGTGGACATCGGCCGGCATAACATGCCGGCGGGCGACCTGGCCTTTAACACTCGCCCTGCAGGCGGGGCGGTGGCTGAGCCGCCCACCAACAATTTCTTTGTGATTTCCACCAATTTGCTGCAGGCCGGCTCGAATATCCTGGCCGTCCAGGCCTTCAACGATCAAGTGACCAGCAGCGATTTTCTTATTGATGTGGATGTGACAGCCTACCTCAATGACCCCGCCCTGCAACCCCCACGGATTCTGAACCTGACGCCGCCGCCGGGCGAAGTTTATGAACTGACCAACGTCTTGGTCCGTTTTTCGCGTCCCGTCACCGGTGTGATTGCGGGAGACTTGCTGATCAACAGCGTGCCTGCCAGCAGCGTGGTGGGCAGCAATGAATTGTATGAGTTTCGCTTTACCCGTCCTCCCTTCGGCACGGTGACTTTGAGCTGGCGCACGACGCATCAGATACGCGACCTGGCCAGCCCGCCCAATCCCATGATTCCCGCTAGGGCATATACTTATTCCCTGGTCAATCCTAATGCCCCCTTCATTGTGGGACAAACACCTCCTGCCGGAGCGGAGGTGGTTAATGAATTGACACAAGTGGAGGTTATTTTCAGCCGGGGCGTCACCGGGGTGGACGCCGGGGATTTGCTGGTCAACGGCGTGCCCGCCACCGGATTGAGCGGCGGTGGAGATCGTTATGTTTTTACCTTTTCTCAGCCCAGTTATGGCACGGTGAACCTGTCGTGGGCTGAAAATCATGGCATTAGATCGGCGAGCAATCCGGCCGATGCCTTTGATGGTCTGCGAGCAGGCAATCGCTGGCAATACACGCTGGTGGACCGCCTGCCGCCGGTGATTCGCGAACTGACTCCACCCGCCGGGGCGACAGTGTCCAATTTAACCGAAGTTACGGTTCGATTTAGCGAACCCGTGCAGGGGGTGGATGCTGCGGATTTACTCATCAACGGCATGCCGGCCGGCTCTGTAAATGGGGGCGGAGCAATTTATACCTTCTCCTTTCCGGCCCAGAACGGCACGCTGTTGCAATTCACCTGGCGGCAGGGACACGGCATCAGAGACCTGGCAATTACAGCCAATGCTTTTAATGCCACCGCACCGGGAGCAACGTGGACTTATTATTCCCTGGATAAAACCCCCCCCGTGGTAACGCAGGTAACGCCCTTCATGGGAGGCACCATCTGCGATTTAAGCACGATTGAGGTAACCTTCAGCGAGGCGGTGCAGGGGGTAACGGCGGATGATCTGTTGCTCAATGGCCAGCCGGCAGTGGCCGTGCGGGGAGCGGAGGCCGGACCATATCGCTTTACGTTTAATCCGCCAGCGGTGGGGCCGGTTTCGGTGAGTTGGAATCCGGCGCATGGCATTGCTGATTTGGCCAATCCACCCAATCCCTTCCTTGGCGAGGGATGGAGTTACCATTATCAACCGCAGGCTTCATTCGCCGGCCGGGTCGTTATTAATGAAATCATGTACCACCCCGCCTCGGAAAACTCCGCCGAGGAATTCATCGAAATCCACAACGTGACCAGCCAGGCCATCTCGTTGGCCGGATGGCGTTTTACGCGCGGCATTGATTTTGATTTTACCAGTCAAGTGCTGCCGGCGCGTGGTTTTTTGGTGGTGTCGGCCGACACCAACGCTTTCCTGGCCAAGTATCCGGGGGTGACCAATGTGGTGGGCAATTGGCGGGGACGCCTGAGTAATAATGGCGAGGAGATTCTCTTGCGAGATGCCTGTGGAAACGTGGTGGATTCAGTTACCTACAGTCCCGATGGCGAGTGGGGCATACGTCAGCGTGGCCCCAATGATCAAGGGTACTATGGATGGGAATGGTTCGCGGCGCATGATGGGTGGCGGCTTAATACGTACACAGGCCAGATCGAGGGCAATCGGTCGCTGGAGTTGGTGAATCCTGCGCTGCCACGAGAATTTGGGCAGAACTGGCAGGCCAGCCAGCCGCAAGGAGGAACGCCCGGCGCGGCCAACTCTGTTGCCAGGACCAACACCGCCCCGGTGATTACGGGGGTGCAACACGCTCCGGCAGTGCCCAAGCCGTCCGACAACGTGGTGGTCATGGCCCGGGTGGCTGACGAGCAACCGCAAAATATGCAGGTGATAGTGTTTTATCGCAACCATACCACCACCTCCCCCACCAATTGGAATACGGAGGTCATGTATGATGACGGGTTGCACCGGGATGGCGTTGCCGGCGATGGCTGGTTTGCAGCCATTCTTCCACCCCAAACCAATGGGACGATCATCGAGTATTACGTGCAGGCCACGGACAGTTTGAATCAGACGCGCACCTGGCCGGCGCCGGCCCGCCAGTTGACCGGCACTAATCCTGAATTTGCCCAGACCGCCAATGCCCTTTATCAGGTGGACGACAACTTGGCGCCCGCCGGGCTGGCGCAGGCGGACCAACCATTCTTCCGGCTTATTATGACGGGCAGCGAGCGGCAGCAATTCGCCGACTTAAGCGCCAACGCCTACAACAGTGACGCGGAGATGAATGCCACCCTGATTACTTGGGATGCAGGCGGGTGGGAATTGCGGCACAACGTGGGGGTGCGGATACGCGGAGCAGGATCACGCAGCCGCCAAGTAAAAAACTGGCGGGTCAATCTTCCCGCTGATCGGCGATGGAAAGGCCTGACGGAGATCAATTTGAATGCGCAGCACATCGATCTGCAACTGATCGGGGCCGTGCTTTCATCCCTGGTCGAACTGCCGGCCGCCCAAGGGTATCCGGTTCAGGTCCGGCTTAACGGGTTGAACCTCGCGCGCAGTGCAGCGCCTGACGCTTCCCGCGGGGATGGGTATGGGTCGTACTTGCTGCTCACGCCGCTCAATGGGGAATGGGCCGAGAACCTGCTGCCCCACAATAGTGGTGGCAATGTTTACCGTGGCTCACGTTATCCTTGGACGGCCAACCTGGATTACCGCGGCACCAATTATCAGACCTATATCAACCTGGGCTACTCCAAGGCCTCCAATCAGAGCGAAAATGACTGGAGTGACCTGTTTGCCTTGACGGCAGCATTGAATAACGCCACGCCCGACGATGCCCTCTATGCAGCGATCGTGCGAAGCAACGCCAATGTGGAGTTGTTCATGCGCTACTTCGCGTTGTGCAATTTTATCAACTACAATGAAAGTTCCATGTGCAACGGTGTGGGGGATGACTATGCGATGTACCGGGGGGTGGCGGATCCCCGGTTTATTTTGCTGCCGCATGATTATGACACCATTCTGGGGTTGGGGGACAACGACCGGATGCCGGATCCTTCAGTGAGCATTTGGCGCATGGTGGATGCGCCGCGCAGCACCGACCCCACCATGCGAGCCAATTACCTGCAGCGGTTCATGCGGCATCCGGAGTTTGCGGCGGTTTATCTTCGCGAGCAGCAACGTCTGCTGGATGGCGTCATGCGGCCCGATATTTTTAATGCGGTGGTCCGGCAGTGGCTGGGGGGTTGGGCGGATCCAGGGCGGATGGCGCAGATGACCAATTTTGTGGCCCAACGCCGCGCCATAGTGCAGAGCCAGATTCCCACCAACAACCTGGTCAACATAGGCCTGAGCAGCAACCAAGGCTATTATTACTCCTCCTCCGCCAATGTGAACTTAACCGGCCAGGCCAACGCGTTGAGGGTGACAACCGTGCGAGTCAACGGCACGGCGGCCAGTTACACCGTGTGGAATGGACAATGGCAGGGGACCGTCACGCTGCAACCAGGAATTAACCAGGTGGTGGTGCAGTGGCTGGACGCCAGCCAGCGTGAGGTGCAGCGCACCAACTTCATGGTTTGGTACGACAGCGGAACCACGCGGAATGTCGCGGGCACGCTGGCCGTCAACACGCTATGGAGCGCCGCGCAAGGCCCCTATCGAGTAACCTCTGATGTGACGGTACCCGAAGGCGTCACGCTGACCATCCAAGCCGGAACTACGGTTTATTTTGACAGCGGAGCGCGGCTGGTTGTGAACGGACGGTTACTGGCCGAGGGCACTGACACACAGCGCATCACCTTCACCCGTGTGCCCGGTTCCTCGGCCACCTGGGGTGGATTGCGTATCAATGGCAGCACTACTTCTCCAGAATGCCGGATTGCTTACGCGCATTTCGAGTTCAACGGCGCGGCGGCCATCACGGCCGACCGGGCTACAGTGTGGCTTGATCATTTAACCTTCGGCACCACCAATCAACGTTACCTCAACCTGGACAATGGGTGTTCATTTATTGTGAGTTATTGCGTTTTTCCTGCGCCTGCGGTGGATCTCGAGCCGGTGCATGGCACCGGCGGCATCAAACCGGGGGGCCGTGGCTTGTTTTATCGCAACTATTTTGGCGCCGTCACGGGCTACAATGACACGGTGGATTTCACCGGCGGCAAGCGTCCCGGCCCCATTCTGGAGTTTATTGAAAACGTTTTCATGGGTAGCGGGGATGACTTGTTGGACCTGGACGGGACAGATGCCCACGTGGAAGGCAACCTATTCCTGCATGGCCATCGGAATGGTTCGCCCGACACCGCAAGCGCGATTAGCGGCGGGCGGGATGGGGTGAATACTTCGGAAATTACCATTGTGCGCAATATATTCTATGATTGCGATCACGTGGCGCTGGCCAAAGAAGGAAATTATTACCGCATCATGCAAAATACGGTGGTGCGACAAACCCGCCAAGGAGGGGTGGACACGGCCTCTGGGGTGGTTTGCCTTGCCGATGCGGGTACGACCGAGGGTGCTGGGGTCTATTTGGAAGGCAATATCATCCATGATGCCGAGGCCCTGGCCCGGAATGTGACCTCAGCCGTGGTAATTTATACCAACAACCTGCTGCCCACGGCATGGACGGGGCAGGGGGGTGGCAACCTGGTGGCCGCTTCCGGATTGAAGCGCATCCCCAACCTTTCTGAAACCTACTTCCGCTCCTGGGAAGAGGCGCAGGTAATGTGGCAATGGTTCAGTCTGGCGGCGGATTCTCCAGCGCGTGGGCGTGGTACCTATGGAATTGACCTAGGCGCCAACATTCCCCCCGGGCCCGTTCTACAACCTGTGCCGGGCGAAATCAGCCTGCGCCAGTTCAACCTGGGGGTCGGCGGTGCCGGCTTAAATGCCTACCGGTTCCGTTTGGACGGCGAGGGCTTCAGCGCAGAAGCTTACCCCCTAAGCCAGCCGATTACGCTTAACAATCTGAATGACGGCATGCACACCCTGGAAGTCATGGCCCAGGACAGCGCAGGCATCTGGCGCTCGCAACAGATCGCTTCAGTGACATTCATGGTCAGTCCATCGGCCGTGCCCATTCAGATAAGCGAGGTGCTTGCAGCCAATCGCCAGGCATGGATATGGCACGGCAGCACACCAGATGTTATTGAACTGTACAATGCCGGTCCCGCCACCGTGGATTTGGGTGGTTTGCGCTTAACGGACGACCCGGCAAATCCTGGAAAGTTTACCTTCCCCCAAGGAACACTTCTCCCGCCGGGGAGTTATTTGCTGGTATACGCAGACGACCGTTTCAATCTGCCAGGATTACACACCGGGTTTGCGTTGGACCAAAATGGCGAGGGGGTTTACTTATTTGACTCCCTGTCCCGTGGGGGGCGCCTGCTCGATGCCGTGGAATTCGGATTTCAGCTTCCTGACCTGAGCATTGCGCGGCTCCCGGGCGGCCAATGGAATCTGGCGCAACCCACATTGGGCGGCCCCAATCGCGGTGTCCTTCTGGGGGCAGCCCAGGTTTTGCGTTTGAATGAATGGCTGGCCAGGCCATTAAACGGACCGGACTTCATCGAGATTTACAATCCTTCGACGATGCCGGTGGCCTTGGGCGGGTTGTATTTAACGGATAATTTGGTGGGCTGGCCGAATCGGCACCGGATTCGCCCGTTGAGCTTCATTGCGCCCTATGGTTATGCCGTGTATGAGGCGGATGGCGACGTTGCCGCCGGACCGTGGCATTTGAATTTCTCGTTGAGCAGCGAGCAAGGCATGGTGGCCCTGGTTAATGAACAGTTGCAGGTCATTGATGCTGTGGTTTATGGGCCGCAACCGGCGGGGCAGTCCCAGGGACGCTCGCCCAATGGCGCGCCCAATATCATACGCCTCGCGCAACCGACGCCAGGTTCAGGGAATCCTTTGGACGTGGCACCGCAATTTCAAACCATCACCCTGATTAATTTCACAAACGTCTGGCGTTATGAACAGTCCGGAACCAACCTGGGCACGGCCTGGCGGGAGGCGGCCTATGATGACAGTGCGTGGCCTGTCGGCCGCGCTTTGTTGGCCGGCGCCACCACCGGCACCTTGCCTGAATATGGCGGCGTGCCGGTGAACACACCGTTGACCATTGTGACAGATAAACGCACGTTCTATTTCCGCACCACTTTCCTCGTGCCCACCAACGTTTTGGTGACCAGCTTGCAGATTCGCCATGTGCTGGATGACGGCGCGGTTTTCTATGTGAACGGCCGGGAAACCATGCGCTATAATATGCCCACCGGGGAAGTCACTTATTTAACTTTCGCAGAAACCGCCATCAGCACCGCCGGCATGGTTGGTCCGTCCGAGTTTCCCATGATTGGCTTGCGACCGGGTATTAATGTGCTGGCGGTGGAGGTGCACCAGGCGTCGTCAACCAGTTCTGACCTGGTCATGGGGATGGAACTTGTGGCTGTATTGCAGACCAATACCAGCAGCGGCCCGTCGCTGGTGTTGAATGAGGTGATGGCGGACAACCTGAGTTACACCAACGCCGACGGCTCCATCACAGACTGGATTGAACTCCGCAACCTCTCCGCACAAACGCTGGACTTGTCTGGCCTGAGTCTGACGGACGACCCGGCCACCCCACAGCGCTGGGTCTTTCCGACGGGCGTCAGTTTGCCGCCGTTTAGTTATCTGGTGGTGCTTTGTGATAACAGCCGCCCGGCCTCCACCAATTTTGGCCCCCTGCTCAATACCGGCTTTGGGCTGTCCGCCGCGGGTGACGGAGTTTACTTGTATGATCGTCCTGAAAATGGGGGTGCCCTGTTGCAATCCGTGGTTTTCGGGTTGCAAGCAGCGGATTACGCCTTGGGGCGTGAACCGGACGGAGTAGGGGCATGGCGGCTTGTCTTGCCCACCCCCGGCAGAGCCAACCTTCCAGCCACGCTGGGAGCCCCGGCCATGCTGCGGATCAATGAGTGGATGCCGCGACCGGCTTCCGGGGATGATTGGTTTGAAATCTACAACCCGGGGGCTCAACCTGTGGAATTGAGCGGCATGTATCTCACGGACAATCTGGGCAACCCCACCAAACATCGCCTGCCGCCGCTGTCCTTTATCGGCGCGCAAGGTTCAGGTTATCGGGTGTTTTATGCGGATAATAACCTCGCGGCCGGCGCCAACCATGTGAATTTCCGGCTGGACAACACCCGCGAGGCCATTGGTCTGGCAGACACCAATGGCGTGTTGGTGGATGCCATATCCTACGAGTTTCCCGAGAACGGCGTGGCCGAAGGACGATTCCCCGACGGCAGCGCGCTGATGGTGCGTTTTCCGGATTCGGCGTCTCCGGGAGAGGCGAATTACCGGCGCCTGACCAATGTGGTCATCAGTGAGGTGCTGGCCAATTCCGGCGAGAATTTCGAAGATGCCATCGAGCTGCAAAATATTAGCTCCGAGCCGGTGGACATCAGCGGGTGGTGGCTGAGCGACAGCCGCAACAACCTGATGAAATTCCGCATACCAAATGAGACCATCCTGTCCCCCGGTGGATTCGTGGTGTTCTACGAGTATCAGTTTAATGCCAATCCGGATGACGAAAACAGCTTTGCCATTTCTTCCTGGGGGGAGGACATCTATCTGAGCGCCGCCAACAGCAATGGCCTGACCGGCTGGCGGACGTCGGTGGATTTCGGTCCGTCGGCGCCTAACACCACGCTCGCCCGTTATATTTTAAGCACCGGAGAAAAAGAATTTGTGGCCGCCGCGGCGCGCACTTTGGGCCGGGATAATCCGGTGTCGGTGGTGGATTTCCGGCAGGGGAGGGGCGCTTCCAATGCGCCACCGCAGGTGGGGCCGCTGGCCATCACGCAAATCATGTTCCAACCGCCCCTTCTGGGCACCAACGACAACACACGGGATGAGTATCTTGAGATTCGCAATCTTACCTCGCAACCGCAGCCGTTGTTTGATCCTCTGCGGCCGACCAATACCTGGCGCTTGCGCAATGGCGTGGACTTTGATTTCCCACCGGTCACCCTGCCGCCGCAGGGCGTTTTATTGGTGGTGGGATTTGACCCGGTCAACAATCCGCAAATGCTGGCTGAATTCCGCGCGGTGTACAATCTCCGGCCGGGCGTGGTCATTCTTGGTCCCTGGTCCGGCAAACTGGCCAATGATGGTGAAACCCTTGAATTGAAGCGCCCCGGGGAACCGGACACCAATGGCGTGCCCTATTATCTGGTGGAAAAGATTCGCTATTCCGACCGGGCGCCCTGGCCTTTGATACCCGGCGGCAGCGGGCTGGCTCTGCATCGCCTTAATCCTGCGGGTTACGGCAATGAGCCAACCAATTGGATGGCTGCGCCGCCAATGCCTGCCTATCAGCCCACCGGCGACGCCGATGGCGATGGCATACCAGACGAGTGGGAGCTGGCCAACGGTCTGAATCCCAATGATGCCGGCGATGCGATGGCAGATGGTGACGGGGATGGCATGAGCAATTTGCAGGAGTACCTTGCCGGGACCAATCCTCGCGATGCCTCCAGCGTATTTCGCTTCGATTGGGCGGCCAGGGATCAAACAAGCGGCGGATTGTGGTTGCAATTTATCGCCGTGGCCCAGCGAAGCTACACCATTCAATTCCGCAGTGCCTTGGGGCAGGGGACTTGGCAGAAATACATGGACATTGCACCTGCCCCCACCAATCGGGCCTTGCGCCTGCTGCTGCCCAACGGCGGCGGACAACAATATTATCGGTTGACCACGCCCATGCAGCCGTAA